From Salinirubellus salinus, the proteins below share one genomic window:
- a CDS encoding DoxX family protein, which produces MATSETEFETELFGREMAVRYDRTATGYAMLALRLVIGWALLYPGVNHLMGLQGFREATAGMVAGAAGTAANPFAGYFAMLQPYAGTLAVLNAVGLTLVGAALMLGAFVRLAGLGGAVMMLNYWAASLPLAHSLVVDDHVVYALLLFGLGALGAGRILGVDAVLERTRLADLPGARYLLG; this is translated from the coding sequence ATGGCGACGAGTGAAACGGAGTTCGAGACGGAACTGTTCGGCCGGGAGATGGCCGTCCGTTACGACCGGACCGCGACCGGCTACGCGATGCTCGCCCTGCGTCTGGTGATTGGCTGGGCGCTGCTCTACCCCGGTGTGAACCACCTGATGGGCCTGCAGGGGTTCCGTGAGGCGACAGCTGGGATGGTCGCCGGCGCGGCGGGCACGGCAGCCAACCCGTTCGCGGGCTACTTCGCCATGCTCCAGCCCTACGCGGGGACCCTGGCGGTGCTGAACGCCGTCGGCCTCACGCTGGTGGGCGCGGCCCTGATGCTCGGGGCGTTCGTCCGCCTCGCGGGCCTCGGGGGCGCGGTGATGATGCTCAACTACTGGGCCGCCAGCCTGCCGCTCGCCCACTCACTGGTGGTGGACGACCACGTGGTCTACGCGCTCCTACTGTTCGGGCTCGGGGCGCTCGGCGCGGGGCGGATACTGGGCGTCGACGCGGTCCTCGAGCGGACCCGACTGGCTGACCTGCCCGGCGCACGCTACCTGCTCGGCTGA
- a CDS encoding DUF7331 family protein, which translates to MRTTDAEDPLAVWAFEAAMNGLPEAEARQLVEGDRYPEPSEPAWEASVESLSPSEGQYVVYDADVEGAWVQSDTTVDLVEHR; encoded by the coding sequence ATGAGGACGACCGACGCCGAGGACCCGCTCGCGGTGTGGGCGTTCGAGGCGGCGATGAACGGCCTCCCGGAGGCGGAGGCCCGCCAACTGGTCGAGGGTGACCGGTACCCGGAGCCCTCGGAGCCGGCCTGGGAGGCGTCGGTCGAGTCCCTCTCCCCTTCCGAAGGACAGTACGTCGTCTACGACGCGGACGTCGAGGGGGCGTGGGTGCAGAGCGACACCACGGTCGACCTCGTGGAGCACCGCTGA
- a CDS encoding elongation factor 1-beta translates to MGKVAAQLKVMPQSPDIDLDELQERLENALPEGAKISRTDRDDVAFGLVALLPTVIVPDDAGGSDAVEEAFAEVEGVESVKVEQVGRI, encoded by the coding sequence ATGGGGAAGGTCGCCGCGCAGCTCAAGGTCATGCCGCAGAGCCCGGACATCGACCTGGACGAACTCCAGGAGCGACTGGAGAACGCCCTGCCGGAGGGCGCGAAGATCTCCCGGACCGACCGCGACGACGTGGCCTTCGGCCTCGTCGCCTTGCTGCCCACCGTCATCGTCCCCGACGACGCCGGCGGGAGTGACGCCGTCGAGGAGGCGTTCGCCGAGGTCGAGGGCGTCGAGTCCGTGAAGGTCGAACAGGTCGGCCGTATCTGA
- a CDS encoding HVO_2753 family zinc finger protein has translation MSESQQHATRQCVSCGINISGTNAARFKCPDCGNLIFRCSTCRKQSNLYECDDCGFTGP, from the coding sequence ATGAGCGAGAGCCAGCAGCACGCGACGCGCCAGTGCGTCTCGTGTGGTATCAACATCTCCGGGACGAACGCTGCCCGGTTCAAGTGCCCGGACTGCGGGAACCTGATCTTCCGATGTTCGACCTGCCGCAAGCAGAGCAACCTCTACGAGTGTGACGACTGCGGATTCACGGGGCCGTAA
- a CDS encoding ester cyclase, with protein sequence MVRTDAEDCEALFEREVAELWNGDGVDVVDELYAPEFVASPTPDDDWPAVSTDRSSLKAAHREWNDAFAALETEVDGLVVDGHTVHAQWRRTGRHEGTFRGIAPTGNDIAVSGYSYRRERGGQFVEATDQTEMPTLLSQLGVEADLEH encoded by the coding sequence ATGGTCAGGACCGACGCGGAGGACTGTGAGGCACTGTTCGAACGGGAGGTCGCCGAGCTCTGGAACGGCGACGGGGTGGACGTGGTAGACGAGTTGTACGCCCCGGAGTTCGTCGCCAGTCCGACGCCGGACGACGACTGGCCGGCAGTGTCGACCGACCGCTCGTCACTGAAGGCCGCCCACAGGGAGTGGAACGACGCGTTCGCGGCACTCGAGACCGAGGTCGACGGCCTCGTCGTCGACGGCCACACCGTCCACGCCCAGTGGCGACGGACCGGCCGCCACGAAGGGACGTTCCGGGGCATCGCGCCCACGGGGAACGACATCGCCGTCTCGGGGTACTCCTACCGACGTGAGCGCGGCGGCCAGTTCGTCGAGGCGACCGACCAGACGGAGATGCCCACGCTGTTGTCACAACTGGGCGTCGAGGCCGACCTCGAGCACTGA
- a CDS encoding hydantoinase/oxoprolinase family protein, translated as MHGADTDRRRPRLGVDVGGTFTDLVAVVDGRLAVEKVASTPDAPERGVLDAVRSGSLDPATVGFFAHGTTVATNAVLEGEWADTALVTTAGFRDALEIGRQDRPSLYDLHAEKPRPVVERDRRFEVRERLDERGEVLEPLDESSLDSVVESVREAGVDSVAVSLLFAYENPAHEERVAARLRETLDPPPSVSRSSAVLPEVREYERTLVTCLNAALRPVVDTYVGALDRSLEDAGLGTSLRLMGSNAGLMSATAARERPVQTLLSGPAAGVRGATHVAGRAGFDDLLTMDMGGTSCDVSLVREGDPAVSTAVEVGDYPVGVPMVDVHTVGAGGGSIAHVDAGGALRVGPSSAGADPGPVCYGRGGTEPTVTDANFVLGRIDPEAFLGDVGGAEKAAQDAVADLAAEMGTATRDAAAGVLDVANANMARALRVVSVERGHDPREFTLVAFGGAGPLHACALAAEVGVPRVLVPRAAGVLSALGLLVSDLTYDESVSRVRPFETVATETVTETLADLERRGRARLDETDVDEVRVERSLDVRYRGQSFDLSIPVDADGPDLDALADRFHDAHERRYGSASPGEPLELVTVRVRVRGVVGPPELTVPDRTGTVADARRETRSVWFDGEMSTPVYERAALPTGARVDGPAVVEGSESTLVVRPDDAVSVDADGNLLVEVEP; from the coding sequence ATGCACGGAGCGGACACCGACCGGCGGCGACCCAGACTGGGGGTGGACGTCGGCGGGACGTTCACCGACCTCGTCGCGGTGGTCGACGGCCGACTCGCGGTCGAGAAGGTCGCGTCCACGCCGGACGCCCCAGAACGAGGGGTCCTCGACGCGGTTCGGAGCGGCAGCCTCGACCCAGCGACGGTCGGCTTCTTCGCGCACGGGACCACCGTCGCCACCAACGCCGTCCTCGAGGGCGAGTGGGCCGACACGGCGCTCGTCACGACCGCGGGCTTCCGCGATGCGCTCGAGATCGGTCGACAGGACCGGCCCTCGCTGTACGATCTCCACGCCGAGAAGCCACGGCCGGTCGTGGAGCGTGACCGGCGCTTCGAGGTCCGCGAACGCCTCGACGAGCGCGGCGAGGTGCTCGAACCGCTCGACGAGTCGAGTCTCGACAGTGTGGTCGAATCGGTCCGGGAGGCGGGCGTCGACAGCGTCGCGGTCTCGCTCCTGTTCGCGTACGAGAACCCTGCCCACGAGGAACGGGTCGCCGCGCGCCTGCGCGAGACGCTCGACCCCCCGCCTTCGGTATCGCGCTCCAGTGCCGTCCTGCCGGAGGTCCGTGAGTACGAGCGGACGCTCGTCACCTGCCTGAACGCCGCGCTCCGGCCCGTCGTCGACACCTACGTCGGCGCACTCGACCGGTCGCTCGAGGACGCCGGGCTGGGAACCTCGCTCCGGCTGATGGGGTCGAACGCGGGGCTGATGTCGGCGACAGCCGCACGCGAACGTCCGGTGCAGACCCTGCTCTCGGGGCCCGCGGCGGGCGTCCGGGGTGCCACCCACGTCGCCGGACGTGCGGGGTTCGACGACCTCCTGACGATGGACATGGGCGGTACCTCGTGCGACGTCTCGCTGGTACGCGAGGGGGATCCGGCCGTCTCGACGGCCGTCGAGGTGGGTGACTACCCGGTGGGCGTCCCGATGGTGGACGTCCACACCGTCGGCGCCGGGGGCGGGAGTATCGCGCACGTCGACGCGGGCGGTGCCCTGCGGGTCGGGCCGTCCTCGGCCGGGGCGGACCCCGGGCCGGTCTGCTACGGCCGCGGGGGGACCGAACCCACCGTGACGGACGCGAACTTCGTCCTCGGGCGCATCGACCCCGAGGCCTTTCTCGGTGACGTGGGCGGGGCGGAGAAGGCGGCCCAGGACGCCGTGGCCGACCTCGCGGCCGAGATGGGGACGGCCACGCGCGACGCCGCCGCGGGCGTCCTCGACGTCGCGAACGCGAACATGGCGCGGGCGCTCCGCGTCGTCTCGGTCGAGCGGGGCCACGACCCGCGCGAGTTCACGCTCGTCGCGTTCGGCGGGGCTGGACCGCTCCACGCGTGTGCGCTCGCCGCCGAAGTCGGTGTCCCCCGTGTCCTCGTACCGCGTGCGGCCGGCGTGCTCTCGGCGCTCGGCCTGCTCGTCTCGGACCTCACGTACGACGAGTCCGTCTCGCGGGTCCGCCCGTTCGAGACGGTAGCCACCGAGACGGTGACCGAGACGCTGGCCGACCTCGAGCGGCGGGGCCGTGCCCGACTCGACGAGACGGACGTCGACGAGGTGCGCGTCGAACGGTCCCTCGACGTGCGCTACCGCGGGCAGTCGTTCGACCTGTCCATCCCGGTCGACGCCGATGGTCCCGACCTCGACGCGCTGGCCGACCGCTTCCACGACGCCCACGAGCGGCGGTATGGGAGCGCCTCGCCCGGCGAACCGCTCGAACTCGTCACGGTTCGGGTGCGCGTCAGGGGCGTCGTGGGCCCGCCGGAACTGACCGTCCCCGACCGGACCGGGACCGTCGCCGACGCGAGACGCGAGACGCGGTCGGTCTGGTTCGACGGCGAGATGTCGACCCCCGTCTACGAACGGGCGGCGCTGCCCACCGGCGCACGGGTCGACGGCCCGGCCGTCGTCGAGGGGAGCGAGTCGACCCTCGTCGTCCGGCCCGACGACGCCGTCTCCGTCGACGCCGACGGGAACCTCCTCGTGGAGGTGGAGCCGTGA